In one Desulfurella sp. genomic region, the following are encoded:
- the rapZ gene encoding RNase adapter RapZ, whose product MSKINKFIFISGLSGSGKSSALKVFEELRFFCMDNFPLQLIRKFIDIVEEGAFAVKDIAVVCDIREIDFQKFFFESVEWLKSKNINVIILYLHASKEKLITRYQETRRQHPLSIIKQLSLTQAIEEEKSIMECVAKISDFIIDTTDLNVNNLKNLILAKFGDTQALKPIVQLESFGFKYGLPAESDYVFDARFLPNPYFIESLKNTTGLDEVTYNFVLSQPNAKEFIDKIKDFLQFVLPLFKEMSKSYITISIGCTGGKHRSVAIVKHLEGFVKSMDYIVNTIHRDIGR is encoded by the coding sequence ATGAGTAAAATTAATAAGTTTATTTTTATAAGTGGTTTATCTGGTTCTGGGAAAAGCAGTGCCTTAAAAGTTTTTGAAGAACTTAGGTTTTTCTGCATGGATAACTTTCCTTTGCAATTGATAAGAAAATTTATTGATATTGTAGAAGAAGGTGCTTTTGCTGTCAAAGATATAGCTGTAGTTTGTGATATAAGAGAAATTGACTTCCAAAAATTTTTTTTTGAGTCAGTTGAGTGGCTTAAAAGTAAAAATATTAATGTTATTATACTGTATCTTCATGCAAGCAAAGAAAAACTGATAACCAGATATCAGGAAACAAGAAGACAGCACCCTTTGAGTATAATCAAACAATTATCTTTAACTCAGGCTATAGAAGAAGAAAAATCCATTATGGAATGTGTTGCTAAAATTTCGGATTTTATTATAGACACAACAGATCTCAATGTAAATAACCTTAAAAATTTAATTTTGGCAAAGTTTGGGGATACTCAGGCTTTAAAACCTATCGTACAACTTGAATCATTTGGTTTTAAGTATGGTTTACCAGCAGAAAGTGATTATGTTTTTGATGCAAGGTTTTTGCCAAACCCGTATTTTATTGAATCGCTTAAAAATACAACAGGCTTAGACGAAGTTACTTATAATTTTGTATTAAGTCAACCTAACGCTAAAGAATTTATTGATAAAATAAAGGATTTTTTGCAATTTGTTTTACCTTTATTTAAAGAAATGTCAAAAAGCTATATTACGATTTCTATTGGCTGTACCGGTGGCAAACACCGCTCAGTGGCTATTGTTAAACATTTAGAAGGGTTTGTAAAAAGCATGGATTATATTGTAAACACAATCCATAGAGATATAGGAAGGTAA
- a CDS encoding PTS sugar transporter subunit IIA — protein sequence MDFKDLISQINDVEVDIYAKDKFELFQKISQYLASKVNVDSNLIYDLLRERELLGSTAIGNGFALPHLKLKGIKPYIGIFVLKTPLDFDAIDNMPVSVVFVVLSPSEKPSLQLKTLTLLAKMLKNFDVDSFLNKNSQEIKNYLNTFEKNE from the coding sequence ATGGATTTTAAAGATCTTATAAGTCAAATAAATGATGTTGAAGTAGACATTTATGCAAAAGATAAATTCGAATTATTTCAAAAGATAAGTCAATATTTAGCTTCTAAAGTTAATGTAGATAGTAATTTAATTTATGATTTACTAAGGGAAAGGGAGTTGTTGGGTTCTACTGCAATAGGCAATGGATTTGCCCTACCCCACTTAAAACTTAAAGGTATAAAACCTTACATTGGTATTTTTGTTTTAAAAACCCCGCTTGATTTTGATGCAATTGATAATATGCCAGTAAGCGTAGTGTTCGTTGTATTATCACCTTCTGAAAAACCTTCATTGCAATTAAAAACGCTTACTTTGCTTGCTAAAATGTTAAAAAATTTTGATGTGGATAGTTTTTTAAACAAGAATTCTCAGGAAATTAAAAATTATCTTAATACTTTTGAAAAAAATGAGTAA
- the raiA gene encoding ribosome-associated translation inhibitor RaiA, which produces MDFVFASKNIELTDAIKNYVIKKLGRLEKIYEILQAEIMISVEKYRHTADAKLITKKDIIKATETSHDLYASIDLLYENLERQLKKLKGKKTEKRKESTVSQVESEFEGVEIVRKKIDEKPINLEEAINLIQNNTEGVLAFYNSETENVNVLYKNSDGSYTLIET; this is translated from the coding sequence ATGGATTTTGTTTTTGCTTCGAAAAATATAGAACTTACAGACGCTATAAAAAATTATGTTATAAAAAAATTGGGTAGACTGGAAAAAATTTACGAGATTTTGCAAGCTGAAATAATGATTAGTGTTGAAAAATACAGACATACTGCAGATGCAAAACTCATAACAAAAAAAGATATTATAAAAGCCACAGAAACATCGCATGATCTTTATGCAAGTATTGACTTACTTTATGAAAATCTTGAGCGCCAGTTGAAAAAACTTAAAGGCAAAAAAACTGAAAAAAGAAAAGAAAGCACGGTAAGTCAGGTAGAAAGTGAGTTCGAAGGTGTTGAAATTGTTAGGAAAAAGATTGATGAAAAACCAATTAATTTAGAAGAAGCTATAAACCTTATCCAGAATAATACAGAAGGTGTTTTAGCTTTTTACAATTCCGAAACCGAAAATGTAAATGTTTTATACAAGAATAGCGACGGTAGCTACACACTTATAGAAACCTAA
- a CDS encoding NifB/NifX family molybdenum-iron cluster-binding protein, producing the protein MKVMMPLVGDILSEHFGRAQRFVIYEIENGVVKDKKFYDAIEHFEGAFPSWAKSQGVNLVILCGVGPRAIEFFNSFGIDVISGVAPQEHTKVIQDYLEGTLIYTNKSVCEH; encoded by the coding sequence ATGAAGGTCATGATGCCTTTAGTTGGCGATATTTTAAGTGAACACTTTGGTAGAGCGCAGAGATTTGTGATTTACGAAATTGAAAATGGTGTTGTAAAAGACAAAAAATTTTACGATGCAATAGAGCATTTTGAAGGTGCTTTTCCTTCATGGGCTAAATCACAAGGTGTTAATCTCGTAATACTTTGTGGTGTGGGTCCAAGAGCAATAGAATTTTTTAACAGCTTTGGCATAGACGTGATTTCTGGTGTTGCACCACAGGAACACACAAAAGTAATACAAGATTATTTAGAAGGGACATTAATATATACCAATAAATCTGTTTGCGAACATTAA
- a CDS encoding MTH1187 family thiamine-binding protein: MAVCGITVIPIGTSSPSASSYIAKVVSLIKESGFKAMPTPIGTAIEGDLEEILSLIPKIRDAIYSEGLNRVVMNVYIDDRNDKQLTLKGKMESLENKLGGKV, encoded by the coding sequence ATGGCTGTTTGTGGCATTACAGTTATACCAATTGGTACATCTTCACCAAGTGCAAGTAGTTATATTGCAAAAGTAGTCTCTTTAATAAAAGAAAGTGGATTTAAAGCTATGCCTACACCTATTGGTACAGCAATAGAAGGAGATCTTGAAGAAATTTTAAGTCTAATCCCAAAAATCAGAGATGCAATTTATTCTGAAGGATTAAATAGAGTTGTTATGAATGTCTATATTGATGATAGAAACGATAAGCAATTAACTTTAAAAGGAAAAATGGAATCACTTGAAAATAAATTAGGAGGGAAGGTTTAA
- a CDS encoding DnaJ domain-containing protein, translated as MIYDFEFRKNIKKKKLYEAIAKEILNAWDAKTPIEIKKRFLHLAKKYHPDVNHKESAKKKFQDISLSYRILTKWDDSILNEKFSTISEFDVKIIKIKANINDEKSHIERFKNLY; from the coding sequence ATGATATACGATTTTGAATTTAGAAAAAATATTAAAAAAAAGAAACTATACGAAGCTATAGCAAAAGAAATTTTAAATGCATGGGATGCAAAAACACCGATTGAGATAAAAAAACGTTTCTTGCATCTAGCAAAAAAATATCACCCCGACGTTAACCATAAAGAATCAGCCAAAAAAAAATTCCAAGACATATCATTGTCTTATAGAATTTTAACTAAATGGGATGATTCTATTTTAAATGAAAAGTTTTCCACAATTAGTGAGTTTGATGTTAAGATAATCAAAATAAAGGCTAATATAAATGATGAAAAATCTCATATTGAACGATTCAAAAACCTTTATTAA
- a CDS encoding Xaa-Pro peptidase family protein yields the protein MRTEIFSKTLKEKSIDIAILMQSTDIFYYSGTFANGVLIITKDNEKFLFVRRGLDRALKETNISVSYMHSFSDIKKFIQQNGFKSETVGLEFDVLPVSFYQKFKEIFDRSQLIDISNDIRWQRRIKDSIELENITQAAKSLDCLMSDAKIYLEENKREIDISAKLEYFARLRGHQGRNRMRMFNGEIFMGHVICGFNAVGFSGYAKPLTGKGMYPTYPEGASTDRIKKDKPIIVDFVFNYNGYLADQTRTFVIGDLNSDLLKGYQFCFDLINWFEDYAKPGIKTVDIYTKSLEKAKNAGYENIFMGIGKDRVSFLGHGLGLELDEYPFIAKGMYYPLEENMVFAFEPKLIFKEGAVGLENTYVVRKDCVESLTKFPKQLVKL from the coding sequence TTGAGAACAGAAATTTTCTCAAAAACTTTGAAAGAAAAAAGCATAGACATAGCAATCTTAATGCAGTCAACTGACATTTTTTATTATAGTGGTACATTTGCTAATGGCGTGCTTATTATAACAAAAGATAATGAAAAGTTTTTGTTTGTAAGGCGTGGACTTGATAGAGCGTTAAAAGAGACAAATATAAGCGTTTCTTATATGCATAGTTTTTCAGATATAAAAAAATTTATACAGCAAAATGGTTTTAAAAGTGAAACGGTTGGTCTTGAATTTGATGTTTTGCCTGTTAGTTTTTACCAGAAATTTAAGGAAATTTTTGATAGAAGTCAGTTAATAGATATTTCAAATGATATTAGATGGCAAAGAAGAATAAAAGATTCAATTGAGCTGGAAAACATAACGCAAGCTGCCAAAAGCCTTGATTGTCTAATGAGCGATGCAAAAATATACCTGGAAGAAAATAAAAGAGAAATTGATATTAGCGCCAAACTTGAATACTTTGCGCGCCTTAGAGGACATCAGGGTAGAAACCGCATGAGAATGTTCAATGGCGAGATATTTATGGGACATGTTATATGCGGATTTAATGCTGTGGGCTTTTCTGGTTACGCAAAACCACTAACAGGCAAAGGCATGTATCCTACATACCCAGAAGGTGCAAGCACAGATAGAATTAAAAAAGACAAACCAATTATTGTTGATTTTGTTTTTAATTATAATGGGTATCTGGCAGATCAAACACGCACTTTTGTAATTGGTGACTTAAATAGCGATCTTTTAAAAGGCTACCAGTTTTGTTTTGATTTAATAAATTGGTTTGAAGATTATGCAAAACCTGGCATAAAAACTGTAGACATATATACAAAATCGCTTGAAAAAGCGAAAAATGCTGGTTATGAGAATATCTTTATGGGAATTGGAAAAGATAGGGTAAGTTTTTTGGGTCATGGCCTGGGTCTGGAGCTTGATGAATATCCGTTTATTGCAAAAGGAATGTACTATCCTTTGGAAGAAAATATGGTATTTGCATTTGAGCCAAAACTTATTTTTAAAGAAGGCGCAGTGGGTTTGGAAAATACATATGTTGTAAGAAAAGATTGTGTCGAGAGTTTAACCAAATTTCCAAAACAACTAGTAAAGTTATGA
- the ubiE gene encoding bifunctional demethylmenaquinone methyltransferase/2-methoxy-6-polyprenyl-1,4-benzoquinol methylase UbiE, with protein sequence MIKSKRMTHVGQMFSHISKTYDLLNHVLSFNIDKSWRKTAISYIKGKNVLDIATGTADIALAIYKKDPEKNIIGSDISFGMLEIAKQKTKNTSIKLVCADALYLPFKDSFFDNVIISFGIRNIKNKIQALYEFKRVLKPSGKLIILEFSKPKNPIINYAYIFYKDYCLPNIAGIISNNKDAYKYLAKTIRYFPNPEFLSNAIMQVGFKQVNFKLLSFGIACLHVACKEG encoded by the coding sequence ATGATAAAAAGTAAGCGTATGACGCACGTGGGGCAGATGTTTTCACATATTTCAAAAACATACGATTTATTAAATCATGTTTTGAGTTTTAATATAGATAAATCCTGGAGAAAAACTGCTATATCGTATATTAAAGGCAAAAATGTTTTAGATATTGCAACAGGTACTGCTGATATTGCGTTAGCAATTTATAAAAAAGATCCAGAAAAAAATATTATAGGCTCAGACATAAGCTTTGGTATGTTAGAAATTGCTAAACAAAAAACTAAAAACACAAGTATAAAGCTTGTATGCGCAGATGCTTTATATTTACCATTTAAAGATAGTTTTTTTGACAATGTGATTATATCCTTTGGCATAAGAAACATAAAAAATAAAATACAAGCTTTATATGAGTTTAAAAGGGTTTTGAAACCATCAGGAAAATTAATCATACTGGAGTTTTCAAAACCAAAAAATCCTATTATAAATTATGCTTACATTTTTTATAAGGATTACTGCTTGCCAAATATAGCTGGTATTATCTCAAACAACAAAGACGCCTATAAATACCTTGCAAAAACAATAAGGTATTTTCCAAACCCAGAGTTTTTGTCAAATGCAATAATGCAAGTTGGTTTCAAACAAGTAAATTTTAAACTTTTGAGTTTTGGTATAGCTTGTTTGCATGTTGCATGCAAGGAGGGGTAG
- a CDS encoding type II toxin-antitoxin system PemK/MazF family toxin produces the protein MKYAFGDVVVVSFPFTNLDKTIRRPALVLIDTGDEDIVVARITTHKHNEEMELEIENYREKGLLMPSYVRFNKIATLNRKDMYKKIGELSPEEIKKARKILRKMFLNNQKEKDDDTQRIKEKIR, from the coding sequence ATGAAGTATGCATTTGGTGATGTGGTTGTAGTGTCGTTTCCTTTTACAAATTTAGACAAAACAATAAGAAGGCCTGCGCTTGTACTTATTGACACTGGCGATGAAGATATTGTAGTTGCAAGGATAACGACACACAAACATAACGAGGAAATGGAACTTGAAATAGAAAATTATAGAGAAAAAGGCTTGCTTATGCCAAGCTATGTAAGATTTAACAAAATAGCAACACTGAACCGAAAAGATATGTATAAAAAAATAGGTGAGTTGTCACCAGAAGAAATCAAAAAAGCGCGAAAAATTTTAAGAAAAATGTTTTTAAATAATCAAAAGGAGAAAGACGATGACACTCAAAGAATTAAGGAAAAAATTAGATAA
- the prfB gene encoding peptide chain release factor 2 (programmed frameshift), whose amino-acid sequence MTLKELRKKLDNIKEYLDLEKKSQTIKEIEEKLQNKEVWNDYALLQQLERKKRNLQNIINQIKELDDELILIEEMIQQENDESLFESEIQQLIKKVESFEVQSLLSGPHDEDDAIVTIHSGAGGTESCDWVAMLFRMYTMWAQSNNYKIEIADMQEGDQAGYKSITFIVSGDHPYGYLKGENGIHRLVRISPFDSNKRRHTSFAAVSVIPDIENDINIDIKPEDLKIDTFRASGAGGQYVNKTDSAIRITHLPTGIVVTCQTERSQMKNKATAMKILKSKLYKLEEEKKAAQLKDISGEKKKVEWGSQIRSYVLHPYKMVKDHRTNLEKTNVAAENVLNGDINDFLYEDLKYLKGEEND is encoded by the exons ATGACACTCAAAGAATTAAGGAAAAAATTAGATAATATAAAGGAGTATCTT GACTTAGAAAAAAAATCTCAAACAATAAAAGAAATAGAAGAAAAACTTCAAAACAAAGAAGTTTGGAATGATTACGCTCTTTTGCAACAACTTGAAAGAAAAAAAAGAAACTTGCAAAATATCATAAACCAAATTAAAGAGTTAGATGATGAGCTAATTTTAATCGAAGAAATGATTCAACAAGAAAATGATGAAAGCTTATTTGAAAGTGAAATACAGCAATTAATCAAAAAAGTAGAATCGTTTGAGGTACAATCGCTTTTATCAGGCCCTCATGATGAAGATGATGCAATAGTTACAATACATTCAGGAGCAGGTGGAACTGAAAGTTGCGATTGGGTTGCAATGCTTTTTAGAATGTATACCATGTGGGCTCAAAGCAATAACTACAAAATTGAAATAGCAGACATGCAAGAAGGTGATCAAGCAGGTTATAAAAGCATTACATTTATTGTGTCTGGGGATCATCCATACGGTTATTTGAAAGGTGAAAACGGCATACATCGCTTGGTTAGAATTTCACCTTTTGATTCAAATAAAAGAAGACACACTTCGTTTGCGGCCGTAAGTGTAATACCAGATATAGAAAATGATATAAATATTGATATAAAGCCGGAAGATTTAAAAATCGATACATTTAGAGCAAGCGGAGCAGGCGGTCAATATGTTAACAAAACTGATTCTGCTATAAGAATAACACACCTTCCAACCGGCATAGTTGTAACATGCCAGACAGAGCGTAGTCAAATGAAAAATAAAGCCACTGCTATGAAAATACTAAAATCAAAATTGTATAAACTTGAAGAAGAAAAAAAAGCAGCACAACTAAAAGATATAAGTGGTGAAAAAAAGAAAGTTGAGTGGGGTAGTCAAATTAGATCTTATGTTTTACATCCATACAAAATGGTAAAAGATCATAGAACCAACTTAGAAAAAACAAATGTTGCAGCAGAAAATGTTTTAAATGGCGATATAAACGACTTTTTATATGAAGACTTAAAATACTTAAAAGGAGAAGAAAATGATTGA
- the lysS gene encoding lysine--tRNA ligase: MIEEENKLIKRRIEKLEEIKALGIDPYFNGFSPEYFLNDILNEYKDVDSEKLKSINTNFKIAGRIISIRDFGKAAFLKLKDVSGALQVYCQKNVLGQMYDLYKKLDIGDIIGIEGNVFKTKTQEVTINATKLYLLTKSIRPLPEKFHGLQDKELRYRQRYVDLIVNDDVRDTFFKRSKIIALIREFMINNKFLEVETPMLHKLVGGAAAKPFVTHLNALDIDMYLRIAPELYLKRLVVGGLERVFEINRNFRNEGMDLKHNPEFTMMEFYCAYKEYNFLLDFTEELFDYLLNNLNLGKKITYGEFDIDFSRPFKRIKFIDALKEIGELTDDIISDKDQCLKLALQLEKKVDENTPHAKILAELFDALVEPKLINPTFVTHYPVEISPLAKKNKQDPLFTDRFELFIANMEIANGFSELNDPFDQKERFIKQLEERNKGDEEASMYDEDYIVALEYGLAPTAGEGIGIDRLVMLLTNNTSIRDVILFPLMK; the protein is encoded by the coding sequence ATGATTGAAGAAGAAAATAAACTCATAAAAAGAAGAATAGAAAAATTAGAAGAGATAAAAGCCTTAGGTATCGATCCTTACTTTAACGGATTTTCGCCAGAATATTTTTTAAATGACATTTTAAATGAATACAAAGATGTTGATAGTGAAAAATTAAAAAGTATAAATACTAATTTTAAAATTGCAGGAAGAATTATTTCCATTAGAGATTTTGGCAAAGCAGCATTCTTAAAACTTAAAGATGTAAGTGGAGCACTACAGGTATATTGCCAAAAAAATGTGCTTGGACAGATGTATGATTTATACAAAAAGCTTGATATTGGCGATATTATAGGAATAGAAGGAAATGTCTTTAAAACAAAAACTCAAGAGGTAACTATCAATGCAACTAAATTATATCTATTAACAAAATCTATAAGACCGCTACCAGAAAAGTTCCATGGACTGCAGGATAAAGAATTAAGATATAGACAGCGCTATGTAGATTTGATTGTAAATGATGATGTAAGGGATACTTTTTTCAAACGCTCGAAAATTATTGCTTTAATTAGGGAATTCATGATAAATAATAAATTTCTTGAAGTGGAAACACCAATGTTGCATAAACTCGTTGGTGGAGCTGCAGCAAAACCTTTTGTTACGCATTTAAATGCACTTGATATTGATATGTACCTAAGAATTGCACCAGAGCTTTACTTAAAACGCTTGGTTGTAGGAGGGCTTGAGAGGGTTTTTGAGATAAACAGAAACTTTAGAAACGAAGGTATGGACTTAAAGCATAATCCAGAATTTACAATGATGGAATTTTACTGTGCATATAAAGAGTATAATTTTTTGCTTGATTTTACAGAAGAATTATTTGATTATCTATTAAATAATTTAAATTTAGGCAAAAAAATAACTTATGGTGAGTTTGATATAGATTTTTCAAGACCATTTAAGCGCATAAAGTTTATAGATGCCCTAAAGGAAATAGGTGAACTCACAGACGATATAATCTCAGATAAAGATCAGTGTTTAAAACTTGCTTTGCAATTAGAAAAAAAGGTTGATGAAAATACTCCCCACGCAAAAATTTTAGCCGAACTATTCGATGCTTTGGTTGAACCAAAACTGATAAACCCTACATTTGTCACGCATTACCCGGTTGAGATAAGCCCTCTTGCAAAAAAGAACAAACAAGACCCTCTTTTCACAGATAGGTTTGAGTTATTTATTGCAAATATGGAAATTGCAAATGGATTTTCAGAGCTTAACGACCCATTTGACCAAAAAGAGCGATTTATAAAGCAATTGGAAGAAAGAAACAAAGGTGATGAAGAAGCCTCTATGTACGATGAAGATTATATAGTTGCACTGGAATATGGACTTGCACCTACGGCAGGAGAAGGCATTGGTATTGATAGGCTTGTAATGCTTTTAACAAACAATACATCCATCAGGGATGTAATTTTGTTTCCTTTGATGAAGTAG
- the queC gene encoding 7-cyano-7-deazaguanine synthase QueC, with protein sequence MKKCLLIFSGGLDSTTCLFWALDNYDEVHTITFDYHQRHVIEKKMALNTIKLAKNIKQKDIDYFEFNIDLSRIGASALTDFSIDVPKNRNIDNQIPITYVPFRNGIFLAISVAYAEKLDISDIIGGWNVLDYSGYPDCRPDFLESFRQAATLGTKIGQTKPFNIIAPLIGLKKSEIIKLGKKHNADYSYAYSCYEGNEIPCGQCDSCILRAKGFEEAGFVDDYMVRLATSSKETKLHP encoded by the coding sequence ATGAAAAAATGCTTGTTAATATTTTCCGGCGGTCTTGATTCAACAACATGCCTTTTTTGGGCACTGGATAATTATGACGAAGTACATACAATAACTTTTGATTATCACCAAAGGCATGTAATAGAAAAAAAAATGGCTTTAAATACAATCAAATTAGCCAAAAATATAAAACAAAAAGATATAGATTATTTTGAGTTTAACATAGATTTATCCAGAATTGGTGCAAGCGCCCTTACGGATTTTTCAATTGATGTTCCTAAAAATAGAAATATAGATAATCAGATACCAATAACATATGTACCTTTTAGAAATGGTATATTTTTGGCAATTTCTGTTGCCTATGCAGAAAAGCTGGACATAAGCGACATCATTGGAGGATGGAATGTTTTAGATTACTCAGGATACCCAGATTGCAGACCAGATTTTTTGGAAAGCTTTAGACAGGCAGCTACACTTGGCACAAAAATTGGCCAAACAAAACCTTTCAATATCATAGCACCATTAATTGGATTAAAAAAATCTGAAATTATAAAACTTGGAAAAAAACATAACGCCGATTATTCTTATGCTTATTCATGCTACGAAGGCAACGAAATACCTTGCGGTCAGTGTGATTCATGCATACTTCGCGCAAAAGGTTTTGAAGAAGCAGGTTTTGTGGATGACTATATGGTTAGGCTTGCTACTTCATCAAAGGAAACAAAATTACATCCCTGA
- a CDS encoding 7-carboxy-7-deazaguanine synthase QueE, with amino-acid sequence MILVNAKVCEIFYSLQLEGSMLGYPAVFVRFSGCNLNCEFCDTKYAFFEYDTLTQSEIENKISQYNCKRIIFTGGEPLLNAYFIESFINKLKSKYEFFLETNGTIWVDFASKFKHIVVSPKFDNLNFDVLKKYSLQNNVEFKVLVENPDSLKQIEDFLKSLNINSATLQPIYFPDEPLNQFLERTRNIIEAFKQSKLTNKDVRLIIQNHKIIYEKQRGV; translated from the coding sequence ATGATTTTGGTGAATGCTAAAGTTTGTGAAATTTTTTACTCTCTACAGTTAGAAGGCTCAATGCTGGGCTACCCGGCCGTTTTTGTAAGGTTTAGTGGGTGTAATTTAAATTGCGAATTTTGCGACACTAAGTATGCTTTTTTTGAATATGATACTTTAACTCAAAGCGAAATTGAAAATAAAATTTCTCAGTACAATTGCAAAAGAATAATTTTTACTGGTGGCGAGCCTCTCTTAAATGCTTATTTTATAGAATCTTTTATTAATAAACTTAAAAGTAAATATGAGTTTTTTTTAGAGACAAACGGTACAATATGGGTGGATTTTGCAAGCAAGTTTAAACACATTGTAGTTAGCCCAAAATTTGACAATTTAAATTTTGATGTATTAAAAAAATATAGCTTGCAAAACAATGTAGAGTTTAAAGTTTTAGTTGAAAACCCTGATTCTCTAAAACAAATTGAAGATTTTCTTAAAAGTTTAAATATAAATTCTGCTACACTGCAACCTATTTATTTTCCAGATGAACCTCTAAATCAATTTTTAGAGCGAACCAGAAATATTATTGAAGCTTTTAAACAAAGTAAACTTACAAATAAAGATGTAAGGCTTATTATACAAAACCATAAAATAATATACGAAAAACAAAGAGGTGTTTAA
- the wecB gene encoding non-hydrolyzing UDP-N-acetylglucosamine 2-epimerase, with protein MKTMFVFGTRPEAIKLAPIILESKKYFDTVVCVSEQHKEMLYQVTDFFNINIDYNLHIMKNSQSLFDITSSILIKIKSIYEKEKPDIVIIQGDTTTAFAAALSAFYLKIKIAHVEAGLRSFDLFNPYPEEANRKLISAIATYHFAPTKLSYDNLQNEGIKKNVYLTGNSVIDALYLILKKLEIENTHFDVFKEIDFTKRIILLTSHRRESFGKPMRSIFEAIKQIAQEFDDVEVVYPVHLNPNVKNLAFEMLTGFKNIKLTKPLTYPEFVYILSKSYLVITDSGGVQEEAPAFGIPVLVIRNTTERQEGIMANVAKLVGTDTQNIYSNAKLLLTNLESYKSMSKQTNPYGDGKTSQRIINILKELK; from the coding sequence ATGAAGACAATGTTTGTTTTTGGCACAAGACCTGAAGCTATCAAATTAGCGCCAATTATTTTAGAATCAAAAAAATATTTTGATACAGTTGTATGTGTTAGCGAACAACATAAAGAAATGTTATACCAGGTTACAGATTTTTTTAATATAAACATAGATTACAACCTGCATATAATGAAAAATTCTCAATCCCTTTTTGATATAACAAGTAGCATATTAATAAAAATAAAAAGCATATATGAAAAAGAAAAACCAGACATTGTTATTATACAGGGCGATACAACAACTGCATTTGCTGCTGCATTATCTGCATTTTACCTTAAAATTAAAATAGCACATGTTGAAGCAGGTCTTAGAAGCTTTGACCTTTTTAACCCATACCCGGAAGAAGCAAACAGAAAACTAATTTCTGCAATAGCCACATATCATTTTGCACCAACAAAACTTTCATATGATAATTTGCAAAATGAAGGGATAAAAAAAAATGTTTATTTAACTGGAAATAGCGTTATTGATGCATTGTATTTAATTCTAAAAAAACTTGAAATAGAAAACACTCATTTTGATGTTTTCAAAGAGATTGATTTTACAAAACGCATTATTTTATTAACATCTCATAGAAGAGAAAGCTTTGGCAAACCAATGAGATCAATATTTGAAGCTATAAAACAAATAGCACAGGAGTTTGATGATGTTGAAGTAGTCTACCCTGTCCATTTAAACCCCAATGTTAAAAATTTAGCATTTGAAATGTTAACTGGTTTTAAAAATATCAAACTTACAAAACCACTGACTTACCCTGAATTTGTTTATATATTAAGCAAATCCTACCTTGTTATAACCGATTCTGGTGGCGTTCAAGAAGAAGCTCCAGCATTTGGCATCCCGGTTTTGGTTATCAGAAACACCACAGAAAGGCAAGAAGGCATTATGGCTAATGTAGCAAAACTTGTTGGTACAGATACTCAAAACATATACAGTAATGCAAAACTATTACTTACAAATTTAGAATCTTACAAATCTATGTCTAAGCAAACAAACCCATATGGCGATGGAAAAACATCCCAGAGAATAATTAATATATTAAAGGAGCTAAAATGA